The Aerosakkonema funiforme FACHB-1375 genome segment TCGTGTCAGATACGGGAGCGGTTGTTTACTACCGTTCTAAACAAGAACTGTAAAAACGTGAAGCATCGATCGCCAAGCCTTTTTCTCTGGATTGGTTCGCGATCGGTCTGAAATACCGATCTTTATGCGATCGTTACCCAATCTTCGGTTAGCGATCGCATTTTTTCATACTTTACCGCTTCTTATAGTGTAATTTTGGCAAAATTAGCTTGAGAATTTTATCCTATACCAAATATAGTCGCAATTTCTTCAGCCTCAATCATTTATTTAAATGCCACTCATGCAGAGAGAATGACCTCAAACATACACTTTCCCATCTGCACCTATCATCAACAACCACCAGGACAGGGATTAACACAAGCAATATTTGCCGTAGGAATCGCGTCAATTTTTTCAGTGCTAAAATTTACTCTCCACGCTTGCCTCACCTTCGTATACAAATCCGCATCTTCAAACCCCTGAATTTGAACAATAGCAACAATTCGATCGTCCGCTTTCCCTCCGATCTGACAGTTAACTTGTTGTAACCATTCCTCCGGACGAATTTTTGGTACTACCCGAACATCTAAAACTGCCTCAACAGGTTCGCCAGAACCATCAGGTCTTTGTTGCATACGCAGTTTTTTTTCTAAGATTAATATACCGCCAAAAGGAGTTTTTTCTGCTTCTGGATCTATCGAAGTAATGCCGTATTGGCAAATATCTCCACCGATACAACTCCCTGATTTGTACCAACTTGGCAGCGGCTCAGAACTTGCAGGAGACTGAAGTCTTTTTTGTCCCCATTCCAAATAGATGGCAAGCGCTTTACTTTTGTAAGCATTTGCGGGATTTCTTTGTTGGGTAAATAAAGTAGCAGCTCTTTGTAAATCTGCGATCGCCCCTCGATAATCTTCTCTATGAGTCTTGCTTACACCTCGGTTATAAAAGTCTTCTGCCCTAGTTTGAACTATTTCTTCCGCTGATGGCGCTATAGGAATTTCCCACAGTAATATAGCAATTCCTAAAACTGAGTTTGCTTTTTGTAAATAGTTCATAATTTTCGTTCTTTCCTAGTTGCATAATAACAAAAGCCCAGCACAGCAAGGTTTTGCATAAATTTTACGCTAAATTACCAGATAAAGTACGGAAGACCCAGTTTTATTGCAAACTATTGATCGATCCTGTATAAGTCCGATCTGTTTGTCGTGCGATCTAGATTGCTATGTACCGAAAATTGTTTACGTCAGGTGAGTTGGGAAACCGTTTGGGTCGCCAGGGAATCTGGTTTGACCGCTTGTGGGTATTAGGATTGCTAATAGCAGCAATTACAATTTATGCTATTAATCTGGGCAACCTACCCTTGCGAGATTGGGATGAGGGAATTGTAGCTCAAGTGGCCCGCGACATTTGGCGGGCACCAAGCGGCTCTTTGCGCTGGCTTTACCCAACGCTGGCCGATACACCATATATCAACAAACCCCCACTCGTACATATCCTCATTGCTTGGGCGTATTCGGTTGGAGGCGTTAACGAATGGACGACCCGCTTTCCGGGAGCAATTTTAACAGCTCTCTCCGTTCCTCTGCTCTACGGTATCGGGCGAGAAATTTTTCCCCAACGCCTACCCGCCATTTTTTCGGCTTTGATTTACCTAACCTTATTGCCGATTTTACGTCATGGGCGATTGGCCATGCTGGATGGGACAGTACTGTGCTTTTTTCTATTTATGGTGTGGTGTTTATTACGCAGTCGCCGTAACTTACGCTACTGTCTCGGCATTGGTATTGGCTTCGGATTGATTTGTCTGACTAAAGGTATTTTGGGTTTATTATTAGGTGCGATCGCCCTCCTATTTCTGGCCTGGGATACACCTCGACTCTTAACATCTTTTTATTTCTGGATTGGTATCCTAATTGGCAGTTTTCCAGTCGCTTTATGGTACATAGCTCAGATTCTGCACTACCGTCAGACATTCATCAGTGAAGGTATTGTCGGCCAATCCTTACAGCGTATTTGGGCACCGATAGAAAATCATGCAGGGCCACCTTGGTATTATCTTCTGGAAATCTTGAAATACAACTGGCCTTGGCTGCTTTTTTTGCCCCAAAGTTTGCGCTTAGCTTGGGAAAATCGCAATCTCGGTTGGGCAAAGTTAGTCCTGATTTGGAGTGGCGTTTACTTATTGGTAATCTCGGTAATGAGTACAAAACTGCCTTGGTACGTATTGCCGATTTATCCAGCTTTAGCATTAGCACTGGGAGCCTATTTGGCAGAAGTTTGGTATTGGCCCACGACAAAATCCTATCCCCGCGCTTGGAGCCTTAGTTTAGCGCTGCTAGCTTTGATAGGTTGGGGTGGAAGTATTTACTTTGGTGGATTCTCTCCAAAACCAGAACAAGATATACAGGTGATATTGACTTCAGTTGCGCTAACCATGACCCTAGCAGCTGTCTTGGTTGCGCGTCGCGACCTTCAATTTATCCCCATTTTGTTTTGGGGTACTTATGTTTCCTTAGTGCTGCTAATGACTTCGGAACATTGGGTTTGGGAATTAGCCGAATATTATCCAGTTAAGCCAGTTGCCGAGATCATCCTCAAAAGCGATATCCCAATAGGAGAAAAGATATATACATCCCACCCCAACTTTCGTCCTTCGTTGAATTTTTATAGCGATCGCCAAGTGATCCCCGCTTCTGCTATAAACTTAGACCTGAAGAAATATTGGCAGTCACAACCTGCCCCCTACTTATTGCTCGATCCATCCTCTCTAAAAAATTTAAGTTTACAACCGATGCGATCGCTAGGCGCAGCCGCAGGTTGGACTCTAATTACGAGAGAAGTCGATGCCAAGAGAGTACCGTAGGTGAGTGGGGTAGTGGGCCAAAAGATCGAAAACTCTTTTTCACCAAGAATCTCTTATGGCAACGCCCCATGCCCATTTCGCCATCACCAATTTGGTCACTCCACCAATTTTGTCACCCAATCCATAAATCCCTGCAAAGGATTTTGTTGAGTGGGCTTTTCATCCAGGGTTGCCAAACTGTAACCCAGGAAAATAGCGCTACCGACGATCGCAATCAGGGAAATAGGTTTGACAATGCGAAAATCCCGACGCATACGAGCCAAAGGGCGACTTTGACGACGTAACATCTGCCCATCAGTCCGCAGTTTTTTACTCGGTTGGGGGTCGCGGACATAATGACCGCTTTCACTAACTACAAAGCGTTCCTGGCAATACGGACACATATATAGTCCACTGCCCGTGTTACCCAGCCTCATTCCCTTAGAACGATGGCAAATCGGGCAAGAAACAGAATGACCATCAAATGTGTGAGCATTCATCAGAATTTCCTAGTTTTCCACGGGATGTATATATTTTTCAGTGCTGATTAAGGTAACACTGCCTTGACGCGGCTGCGCCAAGATTAGAGGTTTTACTTGTGATGAGCTGACGCCATAGCGTGACTGTTAGCGACTCCCATCTGCCTGGGTACTTCTCGTTTATTTGAAGTGACGACAGGACGTTAGCCACAGATTTACATATTCGCCGATTTCATAGGACTACTAAACGATGACATTTTCCACACCCGTTGCTTTCCTGGCTTTACCCCTGACACTCAGAGGCAACTTTTCAGACTAGCCAACATGGATTGGATTATTTTGGCATCATCCTTAGTCTACCCTTGTTGACTGCCAAAACTGCACACCTGTAGTCTTCCTTATCGATACAATCTAAATGAGGAGCCAGTCACAAAATTTAACCAAACCGCCGATAATTGGCACTCACAAAACAGCAGTGCGATATCCTGTGCAAACAGATTACTCGCTCTTACCACAGCCACAAAACGCTATAACCAAGCGTCAAAGAAACGTTTTCTACCTGCCAAAGGGGCTTTGCTGCCGGGGTTCGACTTAGCGTCGATCGAGGTCGAAACGACCGGAGAGGGAAAGTAAGACCATCACCGAGTTCCATCTCGGACACCGCAACTGGTGTACCTAACATGGCATCTACCTGTAAGACACTAAGTCCGAACTTCAAACGTATCGTCAAATGAGAGTACTTCTCTGTTTCTCTATATAGTCAACTTTATAATGACCGCCATCCCTCCTACTGCTGTGCGTCTGAACGAACAGCCATTGCTTAATACAGGACAATCTTGTCTTACTTCTAACCAATCATCCCGTCTAACTCGCCTTTTTAACCGTCTCCAGCCATCCCCAGAAACTGTCGTACTGATTCTGGCAGTGCTGATTGGTAGCGGTACAGGTATGGGTGTAGTGACGTTTCACTATTTGATCGAACTGATCCATACCCTGATGCTACAGGACTTGATGGGAAAGATATCGGCTTGGGGTGCGTGGACTCTCGCCTGCGTTCCCACTATCGGTGGCTTGCTCGTTGGCTTAATGCGCTGGCGCTGGCAAGACTTAGGCCCAAGCATTTCTACCTTAATTGCGACTACCCAAGAATCTCGCCACGCCGTCGCCAGACAGCTCAGACCGGTGACGAAGATGGTAGCAGCTTCGATTTCGTTAGGATCGGGTGCTTCTCTGGGACCGGAGGGGCCGAGCGTAGAAATTGGCGCAAATTTTGGGATGCTGCTCGGCCAAGTGCTACAAGTTTCTCAAGAACGGCATCGTTTACTCTTGGGGGCTGGAGCTGCCGCCGGCTTGGCAGCCGGGTTTAATGCCCCCATCGCCGGAGTGTTCTTTGCCCTAGAGGTAGTGCTGGGAACTACTTTTGCTACCTCAGCAGTTAGCGTCGTACTGCTAGCAGCTGTTGTATCCGCTTTAATCGCTCAGATTGGATTAGGGGCTCAACCTGCTTTTAGCTTGCCTGTTTACGAAGTTCGCAGCCCCCTGGAATTACCCCTATACATGGGATTGGGTTTATTGGCAAGTCTGGTATCAATAACTTACACCCAAGCAATTCAGCTAGCTCAGCGCTGCTTTCGCGGACAAGTACCTTTTTTTAGCTGGTTGGGTCGAATTCCTAGATTTATTCATCCCATACTAGGCGGTCTCTGCGTAGGTTTGGTAGCTTTGCAGTTACCTCAAATTCTGGGCATCGGCTACGAAACTGTTGAGGCTATGCTCCAAGATGTGGAGTTTTCGCTACAACTGCTGTTACTGTTACTGGTCGTCAAGCTATTGATGACGGCGGTAAGTTTGGGTAGCGGATTGGTGGGCGGCATTTTTGCCCCAGCGATGTTTTTGGGTGCGTCTTCGGGAGCAGCTTACGGAAAAATTCTGGCAGCTTTGCTACCGGGAATGAGCGCCAATATCGCCGCACCACCGGCTTATGCAATGGTTGGAATGGCTGCGGTTTTGGCTGGAAGCGTGCGAGCTCCGCTGACATCTATTCTTTTGTTATTCGAGCTGACACGGGATTACCGTATTGTCTTACCTTTGATGGCAGCAGTGGGTCTTAGCGTTTGGTTGGTGGAAAGACTTAAGCCAACTGCCACTCAGGGTTTGAACCTGCAACAAATGGGCTTGAATGTAGAGAAAGACCAGTATCTGGAAATTTTGAAGCAAATGCCTGTGAAGGCAGCTATGCAAATACCACGCTTGATGCTATTGGGTTCCTGCGGTGTCCTAGAAGCTGGCCTTGCTCTTACTGATGAGAGGTGCCATACGGCTTTGGTTGTTGATGCAAACGAGCAACTGATTGGCCTTGTTACTCTTAAGGATATCAATCGGGCGATCGCACGATCGCAAGCAGATCCTCTTGCTTGCAATTTAGCCACTCAGACCCTGGAATCTATCTGCACCAAAGAAATCCTCTACGCATACACTTCTGAGTCTGTTGCTGAGGCTTTAGACCGCATGGCAGCTCGTGGTTTGCATCAGCTACCTGTAGTTGAGCGAGACAATCCCCAGCGAGTTTTAGGCTTACTAGAACGGGAGGGGATTAACTTAGCTTGTGATGTAGCAGTTACAGGTCAGGCACTCACTCGCTACCTATCAACGTCATCTAAAACGGATGAGTTGCCTCTAAACAAACTCAAGCAACCTGCTTGAAAACTTCAAGTAGCTTTGCGGGAATTTATCTTTGCTTGACAGCAGAAAGAAAGCATTCCCCTAGCTTCGCCTGACCGTGCGCGGCGATCGGTCGGCGTATGCAACTAAGCAGCTTTCCGCTTGGTATTAAAGCTCAGGATTCTTCGTCCTCTGGAATTTCATCTGCATTTAGTTGACGCAGCCGAATATGCTTGCGTCCCAGAGAAATTTCAAACTCATCTCCTGGCTGTAGTCCCATCTGTTTGGTGTAAGCTGAGCCAATCAGTAAGTTACCGTTAGATTGCACACTAATCCGATAGCTAGCACTACGTCCGCCGCGTCCGTTGCCACCTTGTTTGCTGTCTAACTGAATGCCCTCGGCATCAATGAGAGCGTTCAAGAACTTCATCATATTGACGCGCTCTACACCGTTTTTTGTGACGGTGTAGTAGCCGCACTCTTTGGCCTTTTCTTCTTTGCTCAGATTTTCCAGCTCTTTGACTCTTCTGAGGAGAGCTTCCCCAGTTAGGGTTTCGATCTTTTTGGTTTTACTCATTAACTTGACCCGAAAATTAATCCTTCAAGTATTTTATAGTATCTTACTTTAGGTAAACTTTGCTATGCTTATGAAGCTTTAACTTTGTATCAGCTCGCAAAATTATGTTACAACACCCTCACTCAACTTGTTATCTTGCATTGTTCGGCAGTTGTAGGGGCGTTTATCAACAAGAAGCTTCTTCACCCATCACTTGCCTCAACGGTCAGCAGTAGTGGCAATAATTGTTCTATTTGCTTTGATGCCCCCATACCTTTATCGGCGGCATTTAAACCGTTATAAGCGACAACCTACCTTAACCAACTGACAGACTCCCTCTCTTAAGAGTAGGCGCGTCGTTATCCGATATGTTAGTGGGCCACTGTAGATAGGATCTTTATTCTCGATCGATCGACTGCTACGAATGCTGCTATAGAACAAAACTTACTGCATAGTACGCGCCTTTACGATTTAATAGCCACATCTAGCTTCTGGCAGTTGCTTCCAGATGGAAATTAAAAGACTCTATAAATAGATATGTGCCGTATGAGTTGTCAAGAGGATGAAACTAACCACTCGCGGACATTACAGTGTTAAGGCACTGCTAGATTTGAGTTTACAGCCAGGATACGGTCCCACTTCTGTGAGAGCGATATCCCGCCGTCAAGATATCCCAGCTCCATACTTAGAAAAACTGCTTATAGAGATGCGTCGTGCTGGTTTAGTCGAATCACTTCGCGGTGCCCAAGGTGGTTACAAATTGGCACGCCAACCCGCACAAATTTCTCTTGGACAGATTTTAGAAGCAGTTGGCGAAACTATTGAACCGCTCCCTCATCGCGCCCCCGATGCAAAGCTTGCTGAGGACTGGGTGACTTTTACCGTTTGGCGACAGTTGCACCAAAAGCTCAAAGAAGCTCTCTATAGTATTTCCTTGGAAGACCTTTATTTCGATGCCCGCAGCTGGCAAGCATCCTTGGGGGAAGAAACGAGTTTTGTTGTTTAATAGTCAGCAATTAGTGGAAGAATGAAGGATGAACGCAGAAGGATCGAAGTCTACTGACAGATGAGGGCTGAAAACGAACATTTGAGAAGGTATGCAGTTTGATTTTTGGCAACTGGAGCCGGCGCTCGTCTTGGTATTAGCAGCCTGGTTAGATTACCTGATTGGCGATCCTTGGGGTTGGCCTCATCCCGTGCAGCTGATGGGTTGGGTAATCGATCGCTTATTTAAATATCTAATAGAAATTTTAAACAACCCTATTACCCTACGCTGCATTCATTTTACAAAAAATATCGCTAATTTGCCGATAGATACCATAGCACCCCGATGTGCTGGCATAGTACTGGGAATCATCTTGGTAATGGGTAGCGCGTTATTGGGTTGGTTAATCGTTCAAGCTGCCAAGTGGCTGCATCCTTTATTGGGCATTGCTGTTACCACGGTTATCCTAGCCAGCTGTTTTGCAGGCAAGAGTTTGAGAGATGCTGCTGAAAAAGTTTTGCAACCCTTAACATCTGGAGATTTAACTGGAGCCCGTTCTAGTTTGAGCCAATATGTAGGTAGGGATACTGATAAGCTAGCAGAGCCAGAAATCCTGCGATCGGTTTTGGAAACGGTGACAGAAAATGCCACAGATGGGATAATGGCTCCATTATTTTATGCCATACTCGGTGCATTTTTGCCGATCGTAGGTAGCGTACCCTTAGCGCTTGCCTATAAAGCGGCAAGTACTCTCGATTCAACCATCGGCTATCGAGAAGCACCTTATACATATATAGGATGGTTTAGCGCCAAACAGGAAGATGTTCTTACCTGGCTTCCTTGCAGATTTTTGGTAATTACCTTGGCAGTTATATCCGGTAGACCCAGGTATGTTTGGCAAATGTGTCTTCGAGATGCGCCATCAGACCCCAGTCCTAATTCCGGTTGGAGTGAGTGTGTTTACGCTGCCATCCTGGGTGTGCAAGTAGGAGGTACAAATTGGTATCGCGGCGTTGCCAAACACAAACCCCTATTGGGAGATCCAATTAACCCTATTACTCCCGATCGAATCAGACAAGCAATGCAGCTGACACGCTGTTGCTTTCTGATTTGGTTGTGTATCGCATTAGCTGCCTTAAGCTTAAGAACTATTCATTGAATTGTTTTTTTGTCAAGCCAAACGAAATCGAAATCAAGCAAAGAATATGGG includes the following:
- a CDS encoding tetratricopeptide repeat protein; protein product: MNYLQKANSVLGIAILLWEIPIAPSAEEIVQTRAEDFYNRGVSKTHREDYRGAIADLQRAATLFTQQRNPANAYKSKALAIYLEWGQKRLQSPASSEPLPSWYKSGSCIGGDICQYGITSIDPEAEKTPFGGILILEKKLRMQQRPDGSGEPVEAVLDVRVVPKIRPEEWLQQVNCQIGGKADDRIVAIVQIQGFEDADLYTKVRQAWRVNFSTEKIDAIPTANIACVNPCPGGC
- a CDS encoding ArnT family glycosyltransferase — protein: MYRKLFTSGELGNRLGRQGIWFDRLWVLGLLIAAITIYAINLGNLPLRDWDEGIVAQVARDIWRAPSGSLRWLYPTLADTPYINKPPLVHILIAWAYSVGGVNEWTTRFPGAILTALSVPLLYGIGREIFPQRLPAIFSALIYLTLLPILRHGRLAMLDGTVLCFFLFMVWCLLRSRRNLRYCLGIGIGFGLICLTKGILGLLLGAIALLFLAWDTPRLLTSFYFWIGILIGSFPVALWYIAQILHYRQTFISEGIVGQSLQRIWAPIENHAGPPWYYLLEILKYNWPWLLFLPQSLRLAWENRNLGWAKLVLIWSGVYLLVISVMSTKLPWYVLPIYPALALALGAYLAEVWYWPTTKSYPRAWSLSLALLALIGWGGSIYFGGFSPKPEQDIQVILTSVALTMTLAAVLVARRDLQFIPILFWGTYVSLVLLMTSEHWVWELAEYYPVKPVAEIILKSDIPIGEKIYTSHPNFRPSLNFYSDRQVIPASAINLDLKKYWQSQPAPYLLLDPSSLKNLSLQPMRSLGAAAGWTLITREVDAKRVP
- a CDS encoding chloride channel protein, coding for MTAIPPTAVRLNEQPLLNTGQSCLTSNQSSRLTRLFNRLQPSPETVVLILAVLIGSGTGMGVVTFHYLIELIHTLMLQDLMGKISAWGAWTLACVPTIGGLLVGLMRWRWQDLGPSISTLIATTQESRHAVARQLRPVTKMVAASISLGSGASLGPEGPSVEIGANFGMLLGQVLQVSQERHRLLLGAGAAAGLAAGFNAPIAGVFFALEVVLGTTFATSAVSVVLLAAVVSALIAQIGLGAQPAFSLPVYEVRSPLELPLYMGLGLLASLVSITYTQAIQLAQRCFRGQVPFFSWLGRIPRFIHPILGGLCVGLVALQLPQILGIGYETVEAMLQDVEFSLQLLLLLLVVKLLMTAVSLGSGLVGGIFAPAMFLGASSGAAYGKILAALLPGMSANIAAPPAYAMVGMAAVLAGSVRAPLTSILLLFELTRDYRIVLPLMAAVGLSVWLVERLKPTATQGLNLQQMGLNVEKDQYLEILKQMPVKAAMQIPRLMLLGSCGVLEAGLALTDERCHTALVVDANEQLIGLVTLKDINRAIARSQADPLACNLATQTLESICTKEILYAYTSESVAEALDRMAARGLHQLPVVERDNPQRVLGLLEREGINLACDVAVTGQALTRYLSTSSKTDELPLNKLKQPA
- a CDS encoding AbrB family transcriptional regulator, translated to MSKTKKIETLTGEALLRRVKELENLSKEEKAKECGYYTVTKNGVERVNMMKFLNALIDAEGIQLDSKQGGNGRGGRSASYRISVQSNGNLLIGSAYTKQMGLQPGDEFEISLGRKHIRLRQLNADEIPEDEES
- a CDS encoding Rrf2 family transcriptional regulator; its protein translation is MKLTTRGHYSVKALLDLSLQPGYGPTSVRAISRRQDIPAPYLEKLLIEMRRAGLVESLRGAQGGYKLARQPAQISLGQILEAVGETIEPLPHRAPDAKLAEDWVTFTVWRQLHQKLKEALYSISLEDLYFDARSWQASLGEETSFVV
- the cbiB gene encoding adenosylcobinamide-phosphate synthase CbiB, giving the protein MQFDFWQLEPALVLVLAAWLDYLIGDPWGWPHPVQLMGWVIDRLFKYLIEILNNPITLRCIHFTKNIANLPIDTIAPRCAGIVLGIILVMGSALLGWLIVQAAKWLHPLLGIAVTTVILASCFAGKSLRDAAEKVLQPLTSGDLTGARSSLSQYVGRDTDKLAEPEILRSVLETVTENATDGIMAPLFYAILGAFLPIVGSVPLALAYKAASTLDSTIGYREAPYTYIGWFSAKQEDVLTWLPCRFLVITLAVISGRPRYVWQMCLRDAPSDPSPNSGWSECVYAAILGVQVGGTNWYRGVAKHKPLLGDPINPITPDRIRQAMQLTRCCFLIWLCIALAALSLRTIH